The following are from one region of the Novosphingobium humi genome:
- a CDS encoding glycoside hydrolase family 3 protein: MLRKTVMMSSLLALAAPLAVHAAAPKRAAPQQPAVESRSKAIITVHGLRFRDLDGDGKLTPYEDWRLSPAVRAADLLARMSIEEKAGQMLHGTLPGLGGAIGQSNKGYDLEAAAPMLRDKHISSFITRLPLAPAAMAEQSNAVQALAESTRLGIPATISADPRNHFHHVLGAGESATGVTQWPELLGLGALGDAARVRRFAEIARMEYRAVGIQEALSPQVDLASEPRWARITGTFGADPQLSSVLGGAYVQGFQGAPGGLARNGVMTVVKHWVGYGALPEGFDSHNYYGRIAKLTTAQLDMHIAAFKGALAAGSAGIMPTYPIISGPKPLGKDLEPYGAGYSHVLLTDLLRGKLGYKGIILSDWAITADCNERCSNPTKDAPQRPQDISTDWGVNDLTVEQRYALGIKAGIDQFGGTQDVAPLLSAIKDGLITPARVDESVRRILVAKFEQGLFDNPYVDPAAAARMIANPANHALAALTQREAQVLLTNKGLLPVAAKGKKVWLFGVEPKAAQAAGLTVVSDPAQADFAVVRAESPSEMLHPNHFFGSRQKEGRLDFRDGDAAYDALKSAKAAGKPVVFAIFLDRPAILTNVVDKADAILANFGASDEAVLDIVLGKAKAKGHLPFELPSSMAAVEKQDPAVPNDSEKPLFKMGAGL; encoded by the coding sequence ATGCTGCGCAAAACCGTCATGATGTCGTCTCTCCTTGCGCTTGCTGCCCCTCTGGCGGTTCATGCCGCCGCGCCCAAGCGCGCCGCCCCCCAACAGCCCGCAGTGGAAAGCCGCAGCAAGGCGATCATCACGGTCCATGGCCTGCGCTTCCGCGACCTCGACGGCGACGGCAAGCTGACCCCCTATGAGGACTGGCGCCTGTCGCCTGCCGTGCGCGCCGCCGATCTGCTGGCCCGCATGAGCATCGAGGAAAAGGCGGGCCAGATGCTGCATGGCACGCTGCCCGGTCTTGGCGGCGCGATCGGCCAGTCGAACAAGGGCTATGACCTTGAGGCCGCCGCGCCCATGCTGCGCGACAAGCATATTTCCAGTTTCATCACCCGCCTGCCGCTGGCGCCTGCCGCGATGGCCGAGCAATCGAACGCGGTGCAGGCGCTGGCCGAGAGCACCCGCCTTGGCATTCCCGCCACGATCAGCGCCGATCCGCGCAACCATTTCCACCATGTCCTTGGCGCGGGCGAAAGCGCGACCGGCGTGACGCAATGGCCCGAACTGCTGGGCCTTGGCGCGCTGGGCGATGCCGCGCGCGTGCGGCGCTTTGCCGAAATCGCCCGCATGGAATACCGCGCCGTCGGCATTCAGGAAGCGCTGAGCCCGCAGGTCGATCTGGCCAGCGAGCCGCGCTGGGCGCGCATCACCGGCACGTTCGGCGCCGATCCGCAATTGTCCAGCGTGCTGGGCGGGGCCTATGTTCAGGGCTTTCAGGGGGCGCCGGGCGGGCTGGCCCGCAATGGCGTGATGACCGTGGTCAAGCACTGGGTCGGCTATGGCGCGCTGCCCGAAGGGTTTGACAGCCACAATTATTATGGCCGCATCGCCAAGCTGACCACCGCGCAGCTCGACATGCATATTGCCGCCTTCAAGGGCGCGCTGGCGGCGGGTTCGGCGGGCATTATGCCGACCTATCCGATCATTTCCGGACCCAAGCCGCTGGGCAAGGATCTCGAACCCTATGGCGCGGGCTACAGCCATGTGCTGCTCACCGACCTCCTGCGCGGCAAACTGGGCTATAAGGGCATCATCCTGTCCGATTGGGCCATCACGGCGGATTGCAACGAGCGTTGCAGCAACCCCACCAAGGACGCCCCCCAGCGCCCGCAGGACATTTCCACCGACTGGGGCGTCAATGACCTGACTGTCGAGCAGCGCTATGCTTTGGGCATCAAGGCGGGCATCGATCAGTTCGGCGGCACGCAGGATGTTGCCCCGCTGCTTTCGGCGATCAAGGATGGGCTGATCACGCCCGCGCGCGTCGATGAATCGGTGCGCCGCATTCTGGTGGCCAAGTTCGAGCAGGGATTGTTCGACAATCCCTATGTCGATCCGGCCGCCGCCGCGCGTATGATCGCCAATCCGGCCAACCATGCCCTTGCTGCCCTGACCCAGCGCGAGGCGCAGGTGCTGCTGACCAACAAGGGCCTGCTGCCGGTGGCGGCGAAAGGCAAGAAAGTCTGGCTGTTCGGCGTCGAGCCCAAGGCCGCGCAGGCCGCGGGTCTGACCGTGGTTTCCGATCCGGCGCAGGCCGATTTCGCCGTGGTGCGCGCCGAAAGCCCGTCCGAAATGCTCCACCCCAACCATTTCTTCGGCAGCCGCCAGAAGGAAGGGCGCCTCGACTTCCGCGATGGCGATGCGGCCTATGACGCGCTGAAATCGGCCAAGGCGGCGGGCAAGCCGGTGGTCTTTGCGATCTTCCTCGACCGCCCGGCGATCCTGACCAATGTGGTGGACAAGGCCGACGCCATTCTCGCCAATTTCGGGGCCAGCGACGAGGCGGTGCTCGACATCGTGCTGGGCAAGGCCAAGGCCAAGGGCCATCTGCCCTTTGAACTGCCCTCCAGCATGGCGGCGGTGGAAAAGCAGGACCCGGCCGTGCCCAATGACAGTGAAAAGCCGCTGTTCAAAATGGGGGCGGGCCTGTGA
- a CDS encoding GMC family oxidoreductase: protein MFDAIVIGSGMSGGMAAKELCELGLKTLVLERGRKIEHGASYNDWMQPWDLPTGGGVPEEVLEKDYPIQRQCYAVNTATQQYWVKDSQHPYETPENKPFSWIRGYHLGGRSIMWGRQTYRYSEMDFSSNARDGHGVDWPIRYADMAPWYDKVETFIGVSGENEGLPQLPDGKFLPVMPMTDGEKLFKAAVEKNFGGRKVIMGRCAHLTQPQPHHIELGRNPCQYRSLCERGCSFGAYHSSLSSSLPAAERTGNMTLVTDAIVHSIITDPKTGKATGVRVIDQNTKKGTTYEAKVVFLCASTIGSAQVLLQSANEANPRGLANSSDQVGRNLMDHVYGPSVMAIMDGPETFHRGRRPNGIYIPRYRNIEGQTEPYLRGYGFQGRVMRQGWHGVAMGAPGVGAELKDRIRHPGAWMVGLAGFGEMLPNPENRVTLSATRKDEWGLPVLNIHCEHGENDKELGRRMLEDAKAMVTAAGGRIIRETGKLHPPGLGIHEMGTARMGHDPKTSVLNKHNQAHDVPNLFVTDGAAMTSSGCQNPSLTYMAMSARAANYASELLKAGTI from the coding sequence ATGTTCGACGCCATTGTTATCGGCTCTGGGATGAGCGGCGGGATGGCCGCCAAGGAATTGTGCGAACTGGGCCTCAAAACGCTCGTGCTCGAGCGTGGCCGCAAGATTGAGCATGGCGCGTCCTATAATGACTGGATGCAGCCGTGGGATCTGCCCACCGGGGGCGGCGTGCCCGAGGAAGTGCTGGAAAAGGACTATCCGATCCAGCGCCAGTGCTATGCGGTCAACACCGCCACCCAGCAATATTGGGTGAAGGACAGCCAGCACCCCTATGAAACCCCGGAAAACAAGCCTTTCAGCTGGATTCGCGGCTATCATCTGGGCGGGCGCTCGATCATGTGGGGGCGCCAGACCTATCGCTATTCGGAAATGGATTTCAGCTCGAACGCGCGCGATGGGCACGGCGTCGACTGGCCGATCCGTTATGCCGACATGGCGCCCTGGTATGACAAGGTGGAAACCTTCATCGGCGTTTCGGGCGAGAACGAGGGCCTGCCCCAGTTGCCCGACGGCAAGTTCCTGCCCGTCATGCCGATGACCGATGGCGAAAAGCTGTTCAAGGCGGCGGTGGAGAAGAATTTCGGCGGCCGCAAGGTCATCATGGGCCGCTGCGCCCATCTGACCCAGCCCCAGCCGCACCATATCGAACTGGGCCGCAATCCGTGCCAATACCGCTCGCTGTGCGAACGCGGCTGTTCGTTTGGCGCCTATCACTCCAGCCTGTCCTCGTCGCTGCCCGCCGCCGAGCGCACCGGCAACATGACGCTGGTGACCGACGCCATCGTGCATTCGATCATCACCGATCCGAAAACCGGCAAGGCCACCGGCGTGCGCGTGATCGACCAGAACACCAAGAAGGGCACGACCTATGAGGCCAAGGTGGTGTTCCTGTGCGCCTCGACCATCGGCAGCGCGCAGGTGCTGCTGCAATCGGCCAATGAGGCCAATCCGCGCGGCCTTGCCAACAGTTCGGATCAGGTGGGCCGCAATCTGATGGACCACGTTTACGGCCCCAGCGTGATGGCGATCATGGATGGGCCCGAAACCTTCCATCGCGGACGCCGCCCCAATGGCATTTACATCCCCCGCTATCGCAACATCGAGGGCCAGACCGAACCCTATCTGCGCGGCTACGGCTTTCAGGGGCGGGTCATGCGGCAGGGCTGGCATGGCGTGGCGATGGGCGCGCCGGGCGTGGGCGCCGAGTTGAAGGATCGCATCCGTCATCCGGGCGCCTGGATGGTCGGTCTGGCCGGCTTTGGCGAAATGCTGCCCAATCCGGAAAACCGCGTCACTTTGAGCGCGACCCGCAAGGATGAATGGGGCCTGCCGGTGCTCAACATCCATTGCGAGCATGGCGAGAATGACAAGGAACTGGGCCGCCGCATGCTGGAGGACGCCAAGGCGATGGTGACCGCCGCGGGCGGGCGCATCATCCGCGAAACCGGCAAGCTGCACCCGCCGGGCCTTGGCATTCACGAAATGGGCACCGCGCGCATGGGCCATGATCCCAAGACCAGCGTGCTCAACAAGCACAACCAGGCCCATGACGTGCCCAATCTGTTCGTCACGGACGGCGCGGCCATGACGTCGAGCGGTTGCCAGAACCCGTCACTGACCTATATGGCGATGTCGGCGCGGGCGGCCAATTATGCTTCGGAACTTCTGAAAGCGGGCACGATCTGA
- a CDS encoding gluconate 2-dehydrogenase subunit 3 family protein, which produces MIELDRRHMLEGLAALIGLSALPADALAAAAQKPSLLDAPTTALLAAVSDTFIPRTDTPGAVQAKVPATVDGLLRDWANPAHRAAHIAALKAIDTAARAKTGKPFALLTPAARKTFLTGYDLENFSNPDYYKLKDLLVTAYYMSEPGATVELRYEHVPGAWEPSIPLTKDTRAWAGHNVG; this is translated from the coding sequence CGGACTGTCCGCGCTGCCGGCTGACGCGCTGGCCGCCGCGGCCCAAAAGCCATCGCTCCTTGATGCGCCCACCACGGCTCTGCTGGCCGCGGTCAGCGACACATTCATTCCGCGCACAGATACGCCCGGCGCGGTTCAGGCCAAGGTGCCCGCAACGGTCGACGGGCTTTTGCGCGACTGGGCCAATCCGGCGCATCGCGCGGCCCACATCGCTGCGCTCAAAGCCATCGACACCGCCGCCCGCGCCAAGACCGGCAAGCCCTTTGCCCTGCTGACCCCGGCGGCGCGCAAGACCTTCCTGACCGGCTATGATCTGGAGAACTTCTCCAATCCCGATTACTACAAGCTCAAGGATCTGCTGGTCACCGCCTATTACATGAGCGAACCGGGGGCCACCGTCGAACTGCGTTATGAACATGTGCCCGGAGCGTGGGAGCCTTCGATCCCGCTGACCAAGGACACGCGCGCATGGGCCGGTCACAACGTCGGCTGA
- a CDS encoding TonB-dependent receptor, with translation MKFTRILGASVLALAIAGPAMAQETKVSPDGDIIVTATRFETLASKTPIALTAVSGDALRTAGITNPTNLGDQVPSVMINRNNGLQITIRGVTSSDGTEKGDPSAAFMMDGIYIARQQAQEASFYDISRVEVLRGPQGTLYGRNTTAGAVNLITNRPTFDKLKGDVNIAYGNYNNTQAGGAINVPVTDNLAIRAAVNYDHRDSFLKAGANLSGLNLSPFKDVFSGRLQALLKFDHGELLVRGDYNQFKGISSNALPTSNFYSNYTTNTVMPTYTAKGVSNSQLLTLNAPTADGLPQASLWADNLRRNNATYGLDVDFKYDFGAVTLNYLGSYREFKRHEGNYSYYGPASAVNVGGLAPNKFDGWYWQNSQELRLSTNGTGPFRAQAGVYYFKERADIQLFIYDRTNGATGLRFTPSQTGYVFGFPQHYVMSSSVAGFGQVTYSPTEKLHITAGARYTKDEKARTGATVQCAYTSACNTTGDIITPNIAKRQYEKATWKVGVDYNLNAATMLFGTISTGYKAGGFNDGCEAGTAVGCTLPASTLYYQPETLTAYEIGAKARLFDNKLRLNFSAFHYNYNNLQLTQVGPFCAGGTQCTQTTNAASAKVDGIEAEGTYAIVKNGKLDVQLSLLDARYGTFYPNAATYPTLNLANTRLDRSPTTTLTVGYTHTVPLANGGEIIAGVRSKYSSSYNMLALSIYSRFVQPSYTQTEVNVTYNSPNKTYYVQAYGKNLENNLLVTAVGAGVNGTLQVSDPLMYGVRAGFKF, from the coding sequence ATGAAGTTCACTCGTATTCTTGGCGCATCCGTGCTCGCGCTGGCGATTGCCGGCCCCGCCATGGCGCAGGAAACCAAGGTCAGCCCCGACGGCGACATCATCGTGACCGCCACGCGCTTTGAAACGCTGGCCTCGAAAACCCCGATCGCGCTGACGGCCGTTTCGGGCGATGCGCTGCGCACCGCGGGCATCACCAACCCGACCAATCTGGGCGATCAGGTCCCCAGCGTGATGATCAACCGCAACAACGGTCTCCAGATCACCATTCGCGGCGTGACCAGCTCGGACGGCACCGAAAAGGGCGATCCCTCGGCCGCCTTCATGATGGACGGCATCTATATCGCCCGTCAGCAGGCCCAGGAAGCCAGCTTCTACGACATCAGCCGCGTGGAAGTGCTGCGTGGTCCTCAGGGCACGCTCTATGGCCGCAACACCACGGCCGGTGCGGTCAACCTGATCACCAACCGCCCCACCTTTGACAAGCTCAAGGGCGATGTGAACATTGCCTATGGCAATTATAACAACACCCAGGCGGGCGGCGCGATCAACGTGCCCGTCACCGACAATCTGGCGATCCGCGCGGCGGTCAACTATGACCATCGTGACAGCTTCCTCAAGGCCGGTGCCAACCTGTCGGGTCTGAACCTGTCGCCGTTCAAGGATGTGTTCTCGGGCCGCCTTCAGGCGCTGCTCAAGTTCGACCACGGTGAACTGCTGGTTCGCGGCGACTACAACCAGTTTAAGGGCATCAGCTCGAACGCGCTGCCCACCAGCAACTTCTATTCGAACTACACCACCAACACCGTGATGCCGACCTACACGGCCAAGGGCGTGTCGAATTCGCAGCTGCTCACGCTCAACGCGCCGACCGCCGATGGTCTGCCGCAGGCGTCGCTTTGGGCCGACAACCTGCGCCGCAACAATGCCACCTATGGCCTTGATGTGGACTTCAAGTATGACTTCGGCGCGGTGACGTTGAACTATCTGGGTTCGTATCGCGAATTCAAGCGCCACGAAGGCAATTACAGCTATTACGGCCCGGCCAGCGCGGTCAATGTGGGCGGTCTGGCCCCCAACAAGTTCGACGGCTGGTACTGGCAGAACAGCCAGGAACTGCGTCTGTCGACCAATGGCACGGGGCCCTTCCGCGCTCAGGCCGGTGTGTACTACTTCAAGGAACGCGCCGACATCCAGCTCTTCATTTATGACCGCACCAATGGTGCGACCGGCCTGCGCTTCACGCCCAGCCAGACCGGCTATGTGTTCGGTTTCCCCCAGCACTATGTGATGTCCTCGTCGGTGGCCGGTTTCGGCCAGGTGACCTATTCGCCCACCGAAAAGCTGCACATCACGGCCGGCGCGCGTTACACCAAGGATGAAAAGGCCCGTACCGGCGCCACGGTCCAGTGCGCCTATACCAGCGCCTGCAACACTACGGGCGACATCATCACCCCGAACATTGCCAAGCGCCAGTATGAAAAGGCCACCTGGAAGGTCGGCGTTGATTACAACCTGAACGCGGCCACCATGCTGTTCGGCACGATCTCGACCGGCTATAAGGCAGGCGGTTTCAACGACGGTTGCGAAGCCGGCACGGCGGTCGGCTGCACCCTGCCCGCCAGCACGCTGTACTATCAGCCCGAAACGCTGACCGCCTATGAAATCGGCGCCAAGGCTCGTCTGTTCGACAACAAGCTGCGTCTGAATTTCTCGGCCTTCCACTATAACTACAACAATCTGCAGCTGACCCAGGTCGGTCCGTTCTGCGCCGGCGGCACCCAGTGCACCCAGACCACCAACGCCGCTTCGGCCAAGGTGGACGGCATCGAAGCCGAAGGCACCTATGCCATTGTGAAGAACGGCAAGCTCGACGTTCAGCTCTCGCTGCTCGATGCGCGTTACGGCACGTTCTATCCCAATGCCGCGACCTATCCGACGCTGAATCTGGCCAACACCCGTCTGGACCGTTCGCCCACCACCACGCTGACGGTGGGTTATACCCACACGGTGCCGTTGGCCAACGGCGGCGAAATCATTGCCGGTGTGCGTTCGAAGTATTCGTCGAGCTACAACATGCTGGCGCTCTCGATCTACAGCCGCTTCGTTCAGCCCTCCTATACGCAGACCGAAGTCAACGTGACCTATAACTCGCCGAACAAGACCTACTATGTGCAGGCCTACGGCAAGAATCTGGAAAACAACCTGCTCGTCACCGCCGTTGGCGCGGGCGTGAACGGTACGCTCCAGGTTTCGGACCCTCTGATGTACGGCGTTCGCGCCGGCTTCAAGTTCTGA
- a CDS encoding LacI family DNA-binding transcriptional regulator encodes MVTIRDIAKRAGVSVATVSRTLREPDAVRPAKRDAVNQAIAEMKYVPNAIAQQLRRPRHEAIIVIVPEIANPFFSEIVQSIENVAHELGYRVLIGETQGKQERLDYYAEMVTSRVADGLILLGSLLPSVVRATVKAGKPLPMPLVLACESYAGLNCPHVVIDNVAAAKLAVQHLIEVGRKRIATITGPMVNSLCADRLRGYHSAMVEAGLTPEAGWIVDGDFTIESGHAAMLRLLELESRPDAVFCANDEMAIGAQQAIHEKGLTIPGDIAIVGFDDLRFGAFAWPPLTTIRQPTNELGETAMRMIDAMLHNKPLAEQSVVLAHQLVVRRSSGVQD; translated from the coding sequence GTGGTCACCATTCGCGATATTGCCAAGCGTGCAGGCGTCTCGGTGGCCACGGTTTCGCGGACTTTGCGCGAGCCCGACGCGGTGCGCCCGGCCAAGCGCGATGCGGTCAATCAGGCGATTGCCGAAATGAAATACGTGCCCAACGCGATTGCCCAGCAATTGCGGCGGCCGCGCCATGAGGCGATCATCGTGATCGTCCCCGAAATCGCCAACCCGTTCTTTTCCGAAATCGTGCAGAGCATCGAGAATGTTGCGCATGAACTGGGCTATCGCGTTTTGATCGGGGAGACGCAGGGCAAGCAGGAACGGCTTGATTACTATGCCGAAATGGTCACCTCGCGGGTGGCCGACGGGCTGATTCTGCTCGGCTCGCTGTTGCCCTCGGTGGTGCGCGCCACGGTCAAGGCGGGCAAGCCCCTGCCCATGCCTTTGGTGCTGGCCTGCGAGAGCTATGCCGGGCTGAACTGTCCGCATGTGGTGATCGACAATGTGGCCGCAGCCAAGCTGGCGGTGCAGCATCTGATCGAGGTCGGGCGCAAGAGGATCGCCACGATCACCGGGCCGATGGTCAATTCGTTGTGCGCCGACCGTTTGCGCGGCTATCATTCGGCGATGGTGGAGGCGGGATTGACCCCGGAGGCGGGGTGGATTGTCGATGGCGATTTCACCATCGAATCGGGCCATGCCGCCATGCTGCGCCTGCTCGAACTGGAATCGCGGCCCGATGCGGTGTTTTGCGCCAATGACGAAATGGCGATCGGCGCACAGCAGGCGATTCATGAAAAAGGCCTGACCATTCCGGGCGATATTGCCATTGTCGGCTTCGATGACCTGCGGTTTGGCGCCTTTGCATGGCCGCCGTTGACGACGATTCGCCAGCCCACCAATGAATTGGGTGAAACGGCCATGCGGATGATCGACGCCATGCTGCATAACAAGCCTCTGGCAGAGCAAAGTGTTGTATTGGCGCATCAGTTGGTCGTCCGCCGTTCTTCGGGGGTACAGGACTGA